A section of the Deltaproteobacteria bacterium genome encodes:
- a CDS encoding DUF523 and DUF1722 domain-containing protein has product MSSEERRRDPGAPLRIGDLPLRIGVSSCLLGERVRWDGGHKRDAFLAGELAPFVEWVPVCPELELGMGVPREPIRLVGRAGGARARAPGGARAAGAHPRLVGERNGRDWSGPMRAWARRRVRALAALGLCGYVLKQGSPSCGLERVAVWSAAGRAARRGRGLFAEALLEGLPLLPVEEERRLADPCVRDHWLERIFAQRRLRAFFAGRWSRAGLAAFHGAHELQLLAHSPRHLAELARLAAGDPALGRAALRARYEAGFAAALRVPATPRRHARALRHAAERLRSGLDPREQRALAARIADHGRGELPLRAPLACVRAHAARLGIEALGGQLYLAPSAAERTLRKLG; this is encoded by the coding sequence ATGAGCAGCGAAGAGCGGCGCCGCGATCCCGGCGCGCCGCTGCGGATCGGCGACCTGCCGCTGCGGATCGGCGTCTCGAGCTGCCTGCTCGGCGAGCGGGTGCGCTGGGACGGCGGCCACAAGCGTGACGCCTTCCTCGCCGGCGAGCTCGCGCCCTTCGTCGAGTGGGTTCCGGTGTGCCCGGAGCTCGAGCTCGGCATGGGCGTACCGCGCGAGCCGATCCGTCTCGTTGGGCGCGCGGGCGGGGCCCGCGCCCGCGCGCCTGGCGGTGCCCGCGCCGCGGGTGCGCACCCGCGGCTCGTGGGCGAGCGCAACGGGCGGGATTGGAGCGGTCCGATGCGTGCCTGGGCGCGCCGGCGCGTGCGCGCGCTCGCGGCGCTCGGGCTGTGCGGCTACGTGCTGAAGCAGGGCTCGCCGAGCTGCGGGCTGGAGCGGGTCGCGGTGTGGAGCGCCGCGGGCCGCGCGGCTCGGCGCGGTCGCGGCCTCTTCGCCGAGGCGCTCCTCGAAGGCCTCCCGCTCCTCCCGGTCGAGGAGGAGAGGCGCCTCGCCGACCCGTGCGTACGCGATCACTGGCTCGAGCGCATCTTCGCCCAGCGCCGCCTGCGGGCCTTCTTTGCCGGCCGCTGGTCGCGCGCCGGGCTCGCCGCCTTCCACGGCGCGCACGAGCTGCAGCTCCTCGCGCACTCGCCCCGGCACCTCGCGGAGCTCGCGCGGCTCGCGGCGGGCGATCCCGCCCTCGGGCGCGCAGCGCTGCGCGCGCGCTACGAAGCGGGCTTCGCGGCGGCGCTGCGCGTGCCGGCGACACCCCGGCGCCACGCCCGCGCGCTCCGGCACGCCGCCGAGCGGCTGCGCTCCGGGCTCGACCCGCGCGAGCAGCGCGCGCTCGCGGCGCGGATTGCGGACCATGGCCGCGGCGAACTGCCGCTGCGCGCGCCCCTCGCCTGCGTGCGTGCCCACGCCGCCCGGCTCGGGATCGAGGCGCTCGGCGGGCAGCTCTACCTCGCTCCGTCCGCGGCGGAGCGGACGCTCCGCAAGCTCGGCTAG